Proteins encoded within one genomic window of Poseidonibacter antarcticus:
- a CDS encoding ferric reductase-like transmembrane domain-containing protein → MNTNTKFLHTILYLAIFIILPSIFFILVQIPKRTILKDFLSIITVLAFFIVLGQFYLSRMNEKLKDTFKVVEMIKIHKILGYIVLPILIIHPFLIVVPRFFEAGPNPFDSFIKMITTLDSLSIILGIIAWVLMMVLGLTSIFRNKLNMTYKSWKVLHGFLSVFFIIFASWHAIETGRHMNISMSILLILITSIASIEFLFYTNKKIIKNEKVKNYE, encoded by the coding sequence ATGAATACAAATACTAAATTTTTACATACTATATTGTACTTAGCAATTTTTATTATTTTACCTAGTATATTTTTCATTTTGGTGCAAATACCTAAAAGAACTATATTAAAAGATTTTCTATCAATTATTACAGTATTAGCTTTTTTTATTGTTCTTGGACAATTTTATTTATCAAGAATGAATGAAAAATTAAAAGATACTTTTAAAGTTGTAGAAATGATAAAAATCCATAAAATTTTAGGATATATAGTTTTACCAATTCTTATAATTCATCCTTTTTTAATAGTTGTTCCAAGATTTTTTGAAGCTGGTCCTAATCCTTTTGATTCATTTATTAAAATGATAACGACACTTGATAGCTTATCAATTATATTAGGAATCATAGCTTGGGTTTTAATGATGGTATTAGGTCTTACTTCGATATTTAGAAATAAGTTAAATATGACCTATAAATCATGGAAAGTACTTCATGGATTTTTATCTGTGTTTTTTATTATTTTTGCATCTTGGCATGCTATTGAAACAGGTAGACATATGAATATATCTATGAGTATATTATTGATTTTAATTACATCAATAGCTTCTATTGAATTTTTATTTTACACAAATAAAAAGATTATAAAAAATGAAAAGGTAAAAAATTATGAATAA
- a CDS encoding 4Fe-4S dicluster domain-containing protein — protein sequence MAISDISGCIGCESCVKACPTDVIRMNKKSNKAEIKYVEDCQICHLCRLYCPVDAITITSEKSIPVIVSWG from the coding sequence ATGGCAATATCAGATATAAGTGGATGTATTGGTTGTGAGTCTTGTGTAAAAGCCTGTCCTACAGATGTAATTAGAATGAATAAAAAATCAAATAAAGCAGAGATAAAATATGTAGAAGATTGTCAAATCTGTCATTTATGTAGGCTTTATTGTCCTGTTGATGCGATTACAATCACAAGTGAAAAATCTATTCCTGTAATAGTGTCTTGGGGTTGA